The Alosa alosa isolate M-15738 ecotype Scorff River chromosome 11, AALO_Geno_1.1, whole genome shotgun sequence sequence GACAAGTTTCTCATAATAGCAACAAAAGACAGAGATATGCAGGGCAGGGAAAATGCGCTTTTGTGCAGTACATCTAAGTTTAAGGACTATCTTACTACCATTATTGTCCAGTGTAGTGGGTTATGAATGTCAACTGCACTGTTAGACTTTTTCTGTTTAATTTAGTAATGCATATGTGATCTTCAGAAATCAACTCAGCAACTGCATTCATATCCAAAAAGCACAGGTAGTGAGGAAAAAATGGTAGTCTACctacattttgttttggtcGAAAGTCGAAAATGTTGCCCATTAGGTTATACAGTAGCAGTGATTGAATGGCAAACAACTAATATATCTAACTTTAATAGAATTTCTCTAGTTAGAATCAACTTGCTTATGAATTCATTCTATCTAACTTATGTTCTCAAAGCAAAGCTGAAGAGAAAATCAATGTAGGCTACGAATACACTCACGTGCTGAGAAAATACTCTTGACAACAAATTATCATACCCTCTTCTGGGGGCGTGAGGGACGGGTGAATTTAACTAAGATTCCTGACCTGTCAGACGGACATTCCTCTCACGCATGATAACGAGCTAACTCACTTGTAAGAACTGTAAGACCAGTAGGAAGCCACTTGACCAACAACCAAGAACATTTTGGAAGAAGTTAACTGTTACCGGAAAATTTCATTTTTAACATGTAAAATGACTCCGGTGGAGTGAATTCAATCGCGCGCAATGACTGTTACATGGAGTTTATTCACAATTCTGAGTTTGATAGGTTATACGGAATCAAAGTGCTCTCCGACATCTTACTACAAAAATTGTTGGATTAGACGATTTCCTGGCCTTTATATTGATGTTGAAGAGTCTCAAAGAAGAGGTGCCCAACTTCTCAATTTTTACCAAGAGGAGACTGCGCTGAAATGCAGCAGAACATGTTGCCTCACGCGAAACTGTAAGTTGTCCTCACATTATAGCCTAAACAGCGTGTAGCCTAAAGTTTGGAGATGTTATCATGACGAATTGTAGCTACTCAATTTATAGCCAGTGAAACGTAAATTACAGCATGTTAAAATTACACACAGGTTACAACTATTATTTGAATTAGGCTACGTAGAGTTAATTAAATTAGTATATAACTGTGTCAACATATAACTCGCATGTGTTGTAAAAGAATACGTCGGGTCTCTCCCCTTCAGAATATTTACCCATATTTTCTCTTGCATATGCCAGTTTCCTGTAACCTGGCCGTGTTCCATTACAATACATCTCAAGAGACAGTCAACTGTTTCCATCTCCACTGCCCCTCATTAGAAAGCTGCATCCTTCGACAGAGGCGCAATGCCATTTTATACAATGTCACAAAAGGTGAGCTATACTACAGTATGCAGGGGGGAAAATCCCACTTTAGTTTTGTTTATTGCTAATATAAGTGATTGCTGAAGTATGAATTCTTCATTTCAATAGGCTTTTTCcagtattgtagcagagtaTGTTCTTTGCTTTTTCTTACAAGCATTATTCAGTGTGATGTCACTGTGTTGTGTATAAAAACATGAGAAACTGGCACCTGACCAAGTCTTTATCGCAGGTGTGGATCCTGACCTCTTGGTATTTGGCAAATCCTTCACCACAAACCTACTTCTGTGGCCACACATGGCCTCCTCCAGACTTAATGCCTCAGAGCCACTGGCCTCAGACAAGCGCCAGTTCAACCGCCCACCCATCCAGCCTCCAACCCCTGTACCAGCTAAAGAGCAAACAACCTTTCCACAGAGCTCGGCAAAGGTCTCTACCGCCTCGACAAGACATACACAACCCACAGAGGAGGCACTCAATGCCTCCATTGCTCCCACAGCCCTGACCAATGGGAAGACCCAGCCCTCCAGCTCAACTTCTTCCCAAGGATTAACTTCAGGGCCACATAAACTAACCACACCATGGCAAAACACCAAACTAACATCTCAATATGAAACACCAGTTTCACAGAACATAATAGCATCTCTCCATCAAATCACCCCATTACCGACACAGCAAACACCAGCTTCCCTGCATGCAAACCCATTGCGGCAACACACAACTCCTCCTACCCATCATGCGACTTCTGAACCACCTACAACCAAATCAACACTATTCACAGAGGCTAGAAACCCTACGACGATGGCTGCTCCTGTCAACATTGATGGTGGCCAGCTGTACCCCAATGACACTAAAGGCTACGTCAGTCGGAACCACACATCTGGAGAGGTTCCGGAACCTGGGGACCTGTCACCGGTGTGGCACCTGGCAGCAAACACACTGCTGATAGCCGCGGCAACCTGTTCGGCTGTGCTGGTGGGTTGCTGCTgcagtgtggtggtggttgtgagCTGGAGGGGTcggaggaggaagaagggcCGCTACAGGACATCCTTGAGGGGAAAGAAGAGCTCAATGCGCCTAGTCAAGTACGTTATCGTCCGGGAGAGCTTGTGAGACAGAAACAGCATGTACATAATGAGCTGCTACTACCAATGACTTGAAATGCCCACTCTGCCTGAGTATTCTCTAAAGATccttcagatagatagatactttattgatccccaggggaaattcaaggtcacagtagcatacagacaacacacacacacacacattcactaacagcaaaACTTCACTTCAGCgtctctccccacccctctgTTGAGACTGTTGTTCTAAACTTTTCTCTCAGAGGATTAAAGGGTGAATTGGGTATAGGGTGTGCGTGTTGACAATCTTCAGCACCATATACTGACTATTCCAAAACAATCTGATACCAGCATCACAAGAAAAGCAATGGAACTTTTCAGGATTTGCCTAAAAGAAACAAACCAACATCGTTAATCTGTAAGCGCCCCTACGGATCAGTTCAAGCACTCTGCACAGTATTCCTAAAAATGATGGTGACTTTCAACAGTCTCATGTTGTAGTAGATGTTGGCTTTCATATGTTTCTTTTAGTAACAGATCGTACAGACTCATGTAATTCAATGAATGTTTTTTCAGATCACAAACCTGCAATAAATCTTCTCTTTCTAAGCAAATTAAATCTTGTTAGTTCCAAATAAAATTGATTTTGCATGGCTAGTTCAAGCTGTGAGAAAACAATTCCAATTCCTCAAGGTGGGGAGGTatcattcaatgagttaatggtTTTCAGGCAGCCACTTGTCAGCAGCCCTCTTTTGAGTGAAGTCATTTACAGGCAGAGAGATGATTCGATCTCATCTTGGCCGACCCATGCGGTGATGCAGCGGAGTGAGATCAAGCTGGAGAGGGCAGGCTTGATGGAGCgtggtctgtgtgtatgtgctccaAGCACTCAGATGGGGCCCTCCAAGCAAGACAAGGCACTGTTACAAAACCCAGGTGTATTCACAAAGCAGTGCCAGAATGCCAAGAGGAACTGGGAAGAGTGGGAGTGGTGGTTACGCTAAGAACGGGCCAAGATCCTCTCACGCTAACTTTGAGAGCAAAGTGCCGGAAACCTCGTCATTGGGCATCAAATTTCTCCACTCCCAGAATTACATGGACCAGAACAGAAAATTTGAGTCGCCTTGTATTCTTCACCAGACATCACTGAAAGCATCCTTTCAGCAGGGTGTTGGTCAGGTGAAACATGAAAGGACCTCTGTTCAATACAGCAAGAGAGTGGCTACCAGATAGAACAAGCAGTGTACATAGCATACTTATGACAATGTTGAATGAATGGATCATGACCATTCAGACCACTGGCTTAGTATCaagagcagaaaaaaaacacttaatcACAATAAGGTTTCACAGAAATTTATTTCAAATACACATTTCAGTATGAGGGATTTGTATACACTTTGAATACTTCTGGCACCCCTTTCCCACAGTCAGTCCAAACCAAAATGACAAGGTTTTTCTAACGGGTCTAATGGGAATGGTGACTACAACCACTTAGTCACTACCATGAGGCAGTTCCAGCCCAAAGCGTTTACAGTAACCCAGTCTGTTTTTGTCTGTACTGCTCATTGGAGTGCTCGTCGGTTAGACGTTCAAAAGCTTCTTCACAGCCTCCCGGTACTGCAGCATGGTCTCCTCGGTCTCACCCTCATTCTTCAGACGTGTGACCGAGTCCCGATACTCCTGCACCTCGGGCCGGCCGAGCAGCTCCTCACGCACAGTGCTGGGGTCCTCCTCGCCCTCGGAGGGGGCTCGCATACGCTGTAGCATGTCCAGAACGTTCTTCTGGGAGGGGCTGCCCTCCCAGTGGTACTCCTCCATGTCCTCGCGGGTTTTCTCGGCTTCCCATGCCTCCGTTTTCTAGATAGGTAAAGAGCAAAGACAACATATCCAATGAACACTGCACCATCTTCACGCTTATAAAATAAATGGGACTATGCTTTAAAAAGCAAAATGCAATAGTAGAGTGTACAAGAACTTTTTAGATGTCATACAATCTATTCATGCACAAAAAATGTGCATTcttctaaaaaataaatatgatatAAGGGTAATAAAAACAATTCTGAATGACTACTGAAAGTTTATATCATTATATCAAAAAAAGGAAGAGGTCTGAAGGCCTTTTAGGCTGATGCCAATCAGCCACTCTGCTCAGGGCGAAGGTGAGGTCATGCGATATGAAGAGTGTTAGGGCACACTTCCGCACTAGCGCTTCAACTCTCAGAAGAGCGCCTCTCACAGTGATAGTGTTTCGCTATATGTGGGGCTCTCTCCACAGCTTGCTCCAGGCCGCGGCACACATTCTCCGCTGGACAAAAGCACCCATTGTGCATGGCCTGCCTAGTGCTGGCCCGTCATACATGGCCTGCCGGCGCAGAGCCTTCTCCACAGCCCAGGTGTTTAGCTTTAATGAGGATCATTACATCTATAGGGTTCCTCAGAGCCAGACTGACCCCACGACCTCCGGAGATAATCCTTCCGTTCTTTCTTCTCTTATTCCGTATAACCTCGGGGCCACAGTCAGAAATTGATGGCCTTCAGTCGTATGAAGGCAGACAGGTGCGATTTGGGCAATTCTCTGCAATCCAATTAGAACTGTGCCGACCCATTGACAACAGCCAATTCTGCCTCCAGTGACTGGCAATTTGGAGGACTCTGAATCAATTCAAAGTGATTgccatttaacatttaaagctGAGGGAATAATTGCGGACTTCAGTGGAGTGAAGTGGCCCTTAACGAGGGGGACACTGGCGAGTGGAGGCCAGTGCTGATGGAGAAATAGCTGCTCCCGGAGCTCTTCTCCCTGTTGGTTTGAGCGGCGGCGCAAGATTAGCACACCGCTGTGTTAGCCATCGGAGACGCTTTCAAGCCGGCCCACAGATAGAATCGCCCGAACATCCTGTAAACAATCGGCCCCTTTGTGCGCTTGCCTTCCCCACAACCAACACACTGTCACTCTACCTGCACCCATCAACCCACAGGCAACACTGTGCTGGCCTTTGTGCGTACAAAAGGCCATCGGACAATGATCCACTTCCTGGCTGAGGTGCccttttttcctattttttccctttcttttttggcagaaaacaaaacacaactgtGGCACATTCCCAACACTTTCGTGGCAAAGAGAGGGTCTGCACAACAGGCGGTCATTAATGCCCATCGGAGGTGAACGCTCATTCACACAGCAGGTCACCTGTTACCCTAATTGATCTTCTCACAAGCACTCTAGGATTAGCAGGCCCTCATCACGGCCTTTGGTGGCGGGATTCCGTTTCCTGTTTTCATCAGAAAAGGTCAGCAGCACAAAGCCCTTGATCTGCGATCCCGCATCTTAAGTCATGTAAATACATCCAAATGTCAGGGTTCCTACAGAGGCACCAGAGCACTGTGCAGTAATCACTGCTTGACATTAATTAGCATTTAAGAGTCGCCCTCTACTCTTTGTGAATCAGAAGGGACCCAATGATAAAACTGCCTTGCTTAAATTACAAACACCTCAGACTGTGTTGGCTGAATTATTTAATGCCTATTTGGTTACTGTCTGGGTGAATGGAATAATTGCAGCAAACACTATAGCTCCTCTGACAACACGTTACTGAGGTGCTTATGCTGCCTTGGCTCACAAATCACCCCTTCACTCTCGCAGTAGACTTTCCATTCTCAAGTTGCGTGAAGAGTGCGATCGGAATGGCTCACATTAGGAGGCATCAGTCAGATTTGTCTATGGCTCCAGTATCAGTCAATGACTATGTGAGTGGTGACTGCCCTGTCTATCAGAGGCTGCTCTGCAGGAGGGAAATATAGCAGCATATAACAGGGTATATACAGAAATCCTGAAGTGAAATTCAATACCTTTTAATACCTTTTTAAATACCTTCTCAAAGAAATTTAAAACCTCAAGAACACAGTGATGTTTCATTGgagaaataaatgaaataaattgaATTTCAGTTCATAGCCATCTGATCCTATACAATTGGATTCAATCCTATTTGCATAGATTTGGAATAATTGCACTTAAACTCTCACAGATTCTATTGTAGTTTCTGCAAgttcaatatggattataggtcgaAAGTTGAATGAACGTGTACTTTCGATTTCCGACTCAAAAACATAACAATTTCAAGATGACTTTGCGTGTTGTGCCTTAATGTGCAAGTGAAAGTTATTGGACTACTTCGCCCGTGATATTAGGCTAGCCTAATGATCAAGTGAAGATTTTGTGGTGGGGCTCACAGTCTAGGAGCGGCGATTTGGATAGGCTattcattgtttaaaaaataggtACAAAATTGAATACCTTGTAAAATCACGATTAttacattttaatgggtttTATTTTTACTAGGATGATTTGGAAAGATGGTGGACGGACCCGGAATGTTTACTTATTTTTCGGCCTCATGCACTCCATTTCTTCTCATTCCCCTAGAGGGTCAAGAGGTGAGAACGGCTGGCATGGAAAAGGCAAGCTTGCCTCAGCAGCGTCCCCAGTTAAACTTTCATGGGAGTGGGGCCACAAAGGACCTGAACAGGGGACCTGCTGAAATATTCATGCCTGCACTGAAAGGCAGAAGAAAGGGCTTTCTGTGTGCGTACATATAAAGCGTTTAATGTATATCCAACTATACCACCAACATAGACTGGGCCATCTCAAGTGTCAGTGCTTCATCGAGACATTCTGAATCCAATGGTGCAGTCAAATGCTCTAAtgttatattttatattgtttgtTCAGAGGTTTATTAAAACTACTAAGACCTCAGGATGCACATAATGTGGTCTCTACAATGGTGTAAACTTATGTTGTCATTTGACAAGTTTGACAGAACTTGAGAGGCATGAGAGAGTTGAACACTTACCCAAGACTCATGATAGAGCACGGTCAGGAGGTACATGGCATAATCATAGTTCTGCTGTCGTAAAGGGCAactgagaagaggaagaagttTCGCTTAATATTATGTTACTGTGTAGCACAAGTATGAGAGTGGttttaaatcatattaatgaatgcCTACCAGTCTGTGACAATGGTGAGTGCATCGGTCTCAATGCAATATCGGTTTCCCACTAACTTGATCATCTTCTTTCTGGCATGATCATCTAAATTCAGACTAGACAGCTTCACCTGCAGTggacagtgaaaaaaaaaaaacacattagaggATGGTTTCAAACTAAGCATAAATAGGCATTCCGTTACGAAAAATGCATGTGGAAAATTGAATTTGAAAAATTGGACCATCCAGGGCCAGTAGTGATGAACAGGATGAGGGATAGTGAGGACCATACTGGGCCAGTAGTGATGAAGAGGATGAGGGATAGTGAGGACCATACTGGGACAGTAGTGATGAAGTGATGAACAGGATGAGGGATAGTGAGGACCATACTGGGCCAGTAGTGATGAAGAGGATGAGGGATAGTGAGGACCATACTGGGCCAGCGCTCCCATCCTCCGCCTCCATGATGAGCTGTGGCAGATGAGGAGGAtctatagggcaattccacggaaaatggactttGTGTCACATGCATAACGCCAGtaaaatgccttggcatttgtatgatgtgaatgataattcattttttatgcattttttctcatgtacattcttcagccaaaaagagtaaatgctcaaatttcatgtaatcattcacatcataccattccattacatttgattggcgttatggatgttacaaaaagataattttccatggaatt is a genomic window containing:
- the LOC125302845 gene encoding uncharacterized protein LOC125302845 — its product is MTVTWSLFTILSLIGYTESKCSPTSYYKNCWIRRFPGLYIDVEESQRRGAQLLNFYQEETALKCSRTCCLTRNFSCNLAVFHYNTSQETVNCFHLHCPSLESCILRQRRNAILYNVTKGVDPDLLVFGKSFTTNLLLWPHMASSRLNASEPLASDKRQFNRPPIQPPTPLYPNDTKGYVSRNHTSGEVPEPGDLSPVWHLAANTLLIAAATCSAVLVGCCCSVVVVVSWRGRRRKKGRYRTSLRGKKSSMRLVKYVIVRESL